The Verrucomicrobiia bacterium genome window below encodes:
- a CDS encoding exosortase/archaeosortase family protein — translation MQAATDAIVRDGVVESIWVECMSCWGALPNKGLFFGLLGAWVMLFQVLGNGTFGYVDTPSLFGWVWTINVHTNVQTEQGPGLLSPFLVLALFWLKRRDLLTVEKETWPPGLGLVVVALFMHGVGYLVQQPRLSIIAFFVGVYGMMGLAWGPRWLRASFFPFFLFLFMVPLQGVDTVVTFPLRMLVTVIVEFVSHYLLGLDVIRVGTGLFDASQTYQYDVAPACSGLRSLTAIFFLATVYGYALFRASWRWMAMLLASFPLAVFGNAVRLLLIVLTADLFGKSAGDWVHENMVVSLLPYVPVIVGLVYLGRRLDSSARKKSSQEAAA, via the coding sequence ATGCAAGCCGCAACTGATGCCATTGTTCGTGACGGGGTGGTCGAGTCCATTTGGGTTGAGTGCATGTCGTGTTGGGGAGCTTTGCCAAACAAGGGGTTGTTTTTCGGTTTATTGGGCGCATGGGTGATGTTGTTTCAGGTTTTGGGCAATGGCACGTTTGGCTATGTGGATACCCCGTCGTTGTTTGGTTGGGTGTGGACCATCAATGTGCACACCAATGTCCAAACGGAGCAGGGGCCAGGCCTGTTATCTCCCTTTTTGGTATTGGCGCTGTTCTGGCTGAAGCGCCGGGATCTGCTAACGGTGGAGAAAGAAACGTGGCCTCCGGGTTTGGGCTTGGTGGTGGTTGCTCTATTCATGCATGGTGTTGGTTACCTCGTTCAACAACCCCGCCTTTCAATCATCGCTTTTTTTGTCGGAGTTTATGGCATGATGGGGCTAGCGTGGGGACCTCGCTGGTTGCGGGCCAGTTTTTTTCCCTTTTTTTTGTTCCTGTTCATGGTGCCGTTGCAGGGGGTGGACACGGTGGTGACCTTTCCGTTGCGGATGTTGGTGACCGTGATCGTTGAGTTTGTCTCTCATTATCTACTGGGACTGGATGTGATCCGGGTGGGCACGGGGCTGTTTGATGCCTCCCAGACGTATCAATATGACGTGGCTCCGGCCTGCAGCGGGCTGCGGAGTCTGACCGCAATCTTTTTTCTGGCCACAGTCTATGGCTATGCACTGTTCCGGGCCTCATGGCGTTGGATGGCGATGTTGCTGGCCTCCTTTCCACTGGCCGTTTTTGGCAACGCCGTTCGCCTCTTGTTGATCGTTTTGACGGCAGATTTGTTCGGGAAAAGCGCCGGAGATTGGGTGCATGAGAACATGGTGGTCAGCCTGTTGCCGTATGTCCCTGTGATCGTCGGTTTGGTGTATCTCGGGCGCCGGCTGGATTCGTCTGCCCGGAAAAAGTCCTCACAGGAGGCTGCGGCGTGA
- a CDS encoding glycosyltransferase family 2 protein, which produces MSIVIPVYQNELNLPDCHAAVSAVLESLPPDVTADLVFVNDGSTDNSCAELIKIQSQSKYPVTIVDLWRNFGQVAALFAGYRTAHGEAVVTMSADLQDPPELILEMVKAWLSGEKLVLAVRAGREEGWFRKWTSWAFYSAMRKLAIGTMPIGGFDYFLMDRQLLDTVLSVNERNVFLQGQVLWPGTKPFLIPYLRRQRLKGKSQWKLARKISYFLDGFTAYTAFPLRLAAWAGAGFCVLACIASVLLVFQRVFYGTAIAGWTSLMIVILLVGGIQMLTIGILGEYLWRNLEQTRIRPLYLVREVHTPPKARQSVTNGDSR; this is translated from the coding sequence TTGTCCATCGTAATACCGGTTTATCAAAACGAACTCAACCTGCCTGACTGTCACGCAGCTGTCAGTGCGGTGCTGGAGTCCTTGCCGCCGGACGTGACAGCCGATCTTGTTTTCGTTAACGACGGCTCCACTGATAATTCCTGCGCCGAACTCATTAAGATTCAGTCCCAGAGCAAATACCCGGTCACCATCGTAGATTTGTGGCGCAATTTTGGACAGGTGGCGGCCTTGTTCGCCGGCTATCGCACGGCGCACGGTGAGGCAGTGGTCACCATGTCGGCCGACCTGCAAGATCCGCCCGAACTGATTCTTGAAATGGTCAAAGCTTGGCTGAGCGGCGAGAAACTGGTGTTAGCCGTGCGAGCCGGCCGGGAAGAGGGTTGGTTTCGGAAATGGACCTCATGGGCATTTTACAGTGCGATGCGCAAGCTTGCGATCGGCACGATGCCCATTGGAGGTTTCGACTATTTCCTGATGGATCGCCAGCTGCTGGACACTGTCCTATCGGTCAACGAACGGAATGTTTTCCTCCAAGGTCAGGTGCTTTGGCCGGGCACCAAGCCGTTCCTAATCCCGTATTTGCGCCGGCAACGCCTCAAAGGCAAAAGCCAATGGAAGCTCGCCCGAAAAATCAGCTATTTTTTGGATGGCTTCACAGCTTATACGGCGTTCCCTTTGCGACTGGCAGCTTGGGCAGGCGCAGGCTTTTGTGTGCTGGCCTGCATCGCTTCAGTGCTGCTGGTATTTCAACGTGTCTTCTATGGCACTGCCATCGCAGGGTGGACGTCCTTGATGATCGTAATTCTTCTGGTCGGTGGCATACAAATGCTCACCATTGGAATTCTGGGAGAATACTTATGGCGGAATTTGGAGCAGACACGCATCCGCCCACTGTATCTCGTCCGAGAAGTTCACACTCCACCCAAGGCCCGCCAGTCCGTCACAAACGGGGACAGCCGATGA
- a CDS encoding acetyltransferase, with amino-acid sequence MAEFGADTHPPTVSRPRSSHSTQGPPVRHKRGQPMKSRVKLIVWGAGGHAAVVADIIQRGTNHQLAGFIDDINPTRKGQPFGGGTILGGQAELVKLHAAGVKHLHVAIGNNAARIKAAARAKELGFSLVTIISPSADVAVNVQIGAGTFVAPGAVVTPGVCIGECVIINTSASVDHHCTIADGAHICPGVHLAGGVSVGNGAWVGIGATVIENIRIGSGATVGAGAVVVRDIPENTLAYGVPARLVRRMDGA; translated from the coding sequence ATGGCGGAATTTGGAGCAGACACGCATCCGCCCACTGTATCTCGTCCGAGAAGTTCACACTCCACCCAAGGCCCGCCAGTCCGTCACAAACGGGGACAGCCGATGAAATCAAGAGTCAAACTCATAGTCTGGGGAGCCGGTGGGCATGCCGCCGTTGTGGCGGACATCATCCAAAGAGGCACAAATCATCAGCTGGCTGGTTTCATCGACGACATCAATCCAACACGCAAGGGACAACCCTTCGGCGGCGGAACAATTCTCGGTGGACAAGCCGAACTGGTAAAACTTCACGCCGCCGGCGTGAAGCATCTGCATGTCGCCATCGGCAACAATGCGGCACGCATCAAAGCGGCCGCCCGCGCCAAAGAACTGGGTTTTTCGCTGGTCACCATTATCAGCCCTTCCGCCGACGTGGCCGTCAACGTGCAAATTGGCGCGGGAACTTTTGTCGCTCCAGGCGCGGTCGTCACGCCCGGTGTTTGCATTGGCGAATGCGTCATTATCAACACCAGCGCCAGCGTCGATCATCATTGCACAATTGCCGACGGCGCTCATATCTGTCCGGGCGTTCATCTGGCGGGCGGCGTGTCTGTGGGCAACGGGGCGTGGGTTGGCATCGGCGCCACGGTGATTGAAAACATCCGGATTGGTTCAGGCGCGACTGTTGGAGCTGGTGCGGTGGTGGTGCGAGACATTCCTGAAAACACTTTGGCTTACGGCGTGCCCGCACGGCTGGTGCGCCGGATGGATGGGGCATGA
- a CDS encoding aminotransferase class I/II-fold pyridoxal phosphate-dependent enzyme gives MMKNNSLAKLAVAGGKPAFAEKLHVGRPNLGDRAQLLQRLNDILDRRWLTNSGCYLREFERQVATLTRTRHCVAMCNGESALQIAIRALGLKGEVIVPAFTFVATAHALQWQGITPVFADVDPVTHLIDPASVERLISERTTAILGVHLWGQPCPVRTLEKLAQTHRLKLFFDAAHAFGCSNEDGTVGGFGDAEVFSFHATKFVNSLEGGALVTNHDDLAQVARMMINFGFVGFDDVQHVGMNAKLNEFSAAMGLTSLESMDRFIARNQQNHRLYRELLGDVPGIRVLEYPLAARLNYQYVVIDADPQACPISRDRLLDVLWAENVIARRYFYPGVHRMEPYRTLFPDAAAALPNTERVSAGVLVLPTGESMTANEIEQVCEIIRLSVHHGSELMRILEDSPRRIHKEIGR, from the coding sequence ATGATGAAAAACAATTCGCTCGCAAAATTGGCGGTAGCCGGCGGCAAGCCGGCTTTTGCAGAGAAACTCCATGTCGGCCGCCCCAACTTGGGCGATCGGGCACAGTTGCTGCAACGGCTCAATGACATTCTCGATCGCCGCTGGTTGACCAATTCCGGCTGCTATTTGCGGGAATTTGAGCGCCAAGTCGCCACCTTGACCCGCACCAGACATTGTGTCGCCATGTGCAATGGTGAGAGCGCACTCCAAATCGCCATCCGCGCACTGGGCCTGAAAGGTGAAGTCATTGTTCCAGCCTTCACATTCGTTGCCACCGCACACGCGCTACAGTGGCAGGGCATCACACCCGTTTTCGCCGACGTTGACCCGGTCACCCACCTGATTGACCCTGCGAGCGTCGAACGTTTGATATCGGAGCGGACCACCGCAATTCTTGGAGTCCATCTCTGGGGCCAGCCCTGCCCCGTCCGGACATTGGAAAAGCTGGCCCAAACGCACCGTTTAAAGCTCTTCTTTGATGCCGCGCATGCCTTCGGTTGCAGCAATGAAGATGGAACCGTCGGCGGTTTTGGAGACGCTGAAGTGTTTAGTTTTCACGCCACAAAATTCGTAAACAGTCTCGAAGGAGGCGCTCTCGTCACCAACCATGACGACCTGGCCCAAGTGGCACGAATGATGATCAATTTTGGCTTTGTCGGGTTTGACGACGTCCAGCATGTCGGGATGAATGCGAAGCTGAACGAGTTCAGCGCCGCAATGGGGCTGACCTCGTTGGAGTCCATGGACAGGTTCATCGCACGCAATCAGCAGAACCACCGTTTATATCGAGAGCTGCTCGGAGATGTTCCGGGAATTCGCGTGCTTGAATACCCATTGGCTGCAAGATTGAATTATCAATATGTGGTCATTGATGCAGATCCCCAGGCGTGTCCCATTTCACGAGACCGATTGCTGGACGTGCTGTGGGCGGAAAACGTGATTGCCCGCCGTTACTTCTATCCCGGAGTCCACCGCATGGAACCCTACCGGACACTCTTTCCCGACGCCGCCGCGGCTTTGCCGAACACCGAACGCGTCAGTGCCGGAGTGCTGGTGCTGCCGACTGGTGAAAGCATGACCGCAAATGAAATTGAGCAGGTGTGTGAAATCATCCGCCTGTCCGTTCATCATGGCAGCGAACTGATGCGTATCTTGGAGGATTCGCCTCGCCGAATTCATAAGGAAATTGGCCGATAG